Part of the Roseomonas sp. OT10 genome, CGCTCCAGCCGGCGGCGCGCCACCATCGCCGCCATGGCGACGAGCAGCTTGTCCTTCTCGCGGGGGGTCAGGTGCATGGGCGCATGGGTCCGGCCTGTGTCGCGGTGCAGCGGAGGTTAGGGGCGCGGCGCGGGTGCGGTCCAGGGGTGGGGGTCATGGCCAGGCGTGCCGGACGGAGAGGGGGATGCGGGCGCGGCCTGCCGCCGTGCGGTGAAGGGCGCGGAGGGTGGCGAGGAGGGCGCGCAGCGGGCCGCGCTGGCCGTGCGGCGCGGTATCCGGGTCCGGAATGGGGGTGCGGGCGAGGGTTTCGGACAAAAGGGGATCGGGGAGGAGCCAGGGCGGTCCGTTCAGGGCGGAGCGGAGGCCGAGGCGTCGGATCAAGACAAGGAAGGGGAAGCCGAGGAGGCGGGCGGCGCGTCGGCAGGCGCGGCAGATGGCGTGCTCGATGGTGCGGAGGGGGTGGGCGGAGTCGGCCTCGGCAAGGGCGAGGAGGAGGCGCTGCCAGAGGCCGGCATGGGTGAGGCGGCGGAAGTGCCGGGCGACGGTGTCGGGCTTGCCGAAGCGGGGCGGGAGGGCGGCCCAGGGGGCGCGGGAGAGGGCGGCGTGGAAGATGGCGTCCATGCGGGCGCGGAGGTCGGGGACGGGGCGGCCGCGCGGGTCGGCGCGGGCGAGGTGGGGGAGGAGGGCGGCCCAGGCGGCGTCGGAGAGGGGGGACCAGGGGGTGGGAGGGGAGAGGCGGGGGGTGTGGGGGAGGAGGGACATGGGAGGAAGGGTAGCAGAAAGCCGAGTTATAGGCAAGTTTTCCTACGTCTTGTGCTTCGAAAAATCTACAACAAGTCTTTTCTTTATGGTAATGATAGGAAAAAGATGGAGTGTCATCATGATGGCCAAAAAATTTTTGTGGCCCTGCGTATTACTGTCCGCCATAGGCTGTTCTAATGCTCGCGAAGAACCAATGACGGAGCTTCACGTTCCCGGATTATTCACCCGCAGCACGGCAGAAATTGGTGTTATATCTACGGGCGCTTCATATAGAATCGTGACCTTCCGCGTAAATCCATTGGATAGGGGCGACGGCAATAGTCAGCCAGCAGGTTCCTTTTGCGCCGAACCTCCACCGGATGCAGCTGAAGCGGTGGCCTCACGAATCGCCACTTCATTTGAAGCAACTGGAACAGTTAATGCCGCAGCAGGTGAGAGCGGAAATGTACAAGGGGCAGGCTCGTACGAGAGAGCCCTCGCAACTGCCGTCATGGCCATGACTCGCCGATCTCAAGGTTTGCAGTTTGCGCGCGACCAAACAACTTCGGTCTGCCAAGACTATTTGAATGGAAGGATCGGGCGAGAGGAATATTTGAGATTGCGGCGGGAAATTATTGCTGCAAGCGTGCCTCTAATAAAGGCCGAAATCGACAAGCTTCCAAACCTGAATGTTTCCGTGGTTTCAGCGCCCAGTATTGCGCCGAGTGATAATAAGCCGCGGTCTCCCACACAAAACTAGAGGTCGCAACGGATGCTCCGCCATTCGAAGCGCCGCGCTGCATGGCTCCCCCAGACCAGCATGAGGGAGCCAGCATCACAGCTTTCTGCGATGCTTTCGGCCGAGGCGCCCTGTCAAGTTGTCAGCGAGGATCGCAACCATGGCAGGAAAGGATGGGACTGCGGCGATGACCGATCAGCGGCGGCGATGACGGCGTCGTGTCATGGCCGCCCCTACTCACCCACCAACGCTCGCACCACCGCCTCCGGCTCGCGCTCGATCACCCGCAGCAGCGTCCGCGCGGCCGGGTCCGGCTTCCGCAACCCCTGCTCCCAATCCCGCACGGCACTGAGCCTGAGCCCGAAGCGCTCCGCGAAGGCCTCGCGGGTCAGCCCCATACGGGTCCGGATGGCGCGCACATCGGGCACGTCCGGCGCCAGGTGAACCCGCGCAGGCTCAGCCGCTCCCCGCAGGATGGCGGCGGCCTCCTCCAGCGAGGCGATCAGGTCGCGGCCGAACTCGGTATCCTTGTCGGTGTCGTGGCTCATTTCCGGCCCTCCTTCATGGCCTTGGCGAGGGTCAGCACCGCCGCCCGCTGCGCGGAGCTGAGGTCGGCCTGCTGGTTCTTGCCGTAGAGCAGCAGGGCCAGCACGGGCAGATCGTCGGTCAGCAGATAGTAGATCACCCGGAAGGCACCGCTCTTGCCCCGACCCTTCGGTGCCCAGCGCAGCTTCCGGACGCCGCCCAGACCGGGGATCACGTCGCCGGCCAGCGGGTCGGCGGAAAGTGTGTCGATCATCTCGGCGCGCTCGTCGCGGGCCAGCAGGGCATCCGCCTGTCGTGTGAAAATCGACGTTTCAAGGATGGAGTGCTTCGGCGGCACACGGAAA contains:
- a CDS encoding transposase — translated: MSLLPHTPRLSPPTPWSPLSDAAWAALLPHLARADPRGRPVPDLRARMDAIFHAALSRAPWAALPPRFGKPDTVARHFRRLTHAGLWQRLLLALAEADSAHPLRTIEHAICRACRRAARLLGFPFLVLIRRLGLRSALNGPPWLLPDPLLSETLARTPIPDPDTAPHGQRGPLRALLATLRALHRTAAGRARIPLSVRHAWP
- a CDS encoding helix-turn-helix domain-containing protein, with translation MSHDTDKDTEFGRDLIASLEEAAAILRGAAEPARVHLAPDVPDVRAIRTRMGLTREAFAERFGLRLSAVRDWEQGLRKPDPAARTLLRVIEREPEAVVRALVGE
- a CDS encoding type II toxin-antitoxin system RelE/ParE family toxin, giving the protein MLYSFRVPPKHSILETSIFTRQADALLARDERAEMIDTLSADPLAGDVIPGLGGVRKLRWAPKGRGKSGAFRVIYYLLTDDLPVLALLLYGKNQQADLSSAQRAAVLTLAKAMKEGRK